The nucleotide window TTTTCAGTTCTTACATCCAAGATAACAGCTCCTTTCCTGAGCAGTTGAGGAAGACCGTCATCTAAAGTCTGAAACCTGTAAACTCTGTATACGACATACAGCATAAAGCCTATTCCACAGATGATGATAAGGCTCTTCATAGCTTGCTCAGAATTTTTTTGTCAATATAAAATGTTCCAAACGGTATGAAACAGGCAAGAATTACCTTCCATGTTATTTCTCTGAATTTCCAGTTCTGTTCTACACCAACACTCAGCGTATTGAAAAGAAAGAGCAGGAATAATGTTCCGTGAACGGGCCCTAATAACCGCACAAGTAAAGGGTTTCCCATCCAGTATTTGACAGGAACGGCAATGCATACCAGGCTCAGTAATGAAATGCCTTCCAGAATTGCCAGAATTCTTAACCGGCCGATTTTTGTTTTCAATAAGTTTATCATAATCTATCTGAAATAAGGTCTGTTTGCAAATGGGGAAAAAGGCCACGGGACTGCAATAAAAATAATGATCAGTGCAATGGAGAACCAGATTCCCATGGTTTTGAACTTTTCTTGGTCAGTAAGCCTTCTCTTGGTCAGTGCGGAGCCTATTGTGATGATCATAATGGCTGCAATCATCAATGAAATATGAATCATCCCGAAAAACAGATGTTGAAAAGATTCTTTTGCTACGTTGAAATTTTTCCAGAAATATTGTATTACCG belongs to Chryseobacterium gleum and includes:
- a CDS encoding DUF3817 domain-containing protein, yielding MKTKIGRLRILAILEGISLLSLVCIAVPVKYWMGNPLLVRLLGPVHGTLFLLFLFNTLSVGVEQNWKFREITWKVILACFIPFGTFYIDKKILSKL